In Microvenator marinus, one genomic interval encodes:
- a CDS encoding flotillin family protein, with amino-acid sequence MGPAIVAAIVIVGFLLLFFAAAKSFLFVGRPNEVLIFSGRDHKLKDGSVVGYRLIRGGWTFRWPVVETVERMDLRVFPVRIDTRGAYSKGGIPLNVQAIANVKISSDDEIIHSAIERFLGRNRDEIVRVAQETLEGNLRGVLATLTPEEVNENRLRFSEQLLDDVEPDLEKLGLNLDTLKIQNVSDDRDYLDSLGRRRIAEILKVAEIAESDSMKIAEEVEAEAQGRGEVARRNAQAQIQKAQNELRQYMADLELQAKSEEERAEARALAARAEAEQELQQVRTELEKLRLQADVVIPAEANKVARELIAAGEAAEIAEKGRAMAEVLRMMADAWKDAGDAAADVFVLHRLESIMKHVSRAAQQVQVMEVALIDSGTGTALPNYVSSFPKIVANLFTEMRDTLGLDIQGALTGKHGDGEPRQLASEQPANLGALGADKRQNLARALAQKKSDTEQG; translated from the coding sequence ATGGGTCCGGCAATTGTTGCAGCTATAGTTATCGTGGGCTTTTTGCTTCTGTTTTTTGCAGCAGCCAAGAGTTTCCTTTTTGTAGGCCGTCCAAACGAAGTCCTGATCTTTTCTGGTCGAGACCATAAATTGAAGGATGGGTCGGTGGTAGGTTATCGCTTGATTCGCGGAGGCTGGACATTTCGATGGCCAGTTGTAGAAACCGTAGAGCGTATGGACCTCCGGGTGTTTCCTGTCAGGATCGACACTCGAGGTGCGTATTCCAAGGGTGGTATTCCGCTGAACGTCCAGGCCATCGCGAACGTCAAGATTTCGAGCGATGATGAAATCATCCACAGTGCGATTGAGCGATTCCTCGGTCGAAATCGTGATGAAATTGTTCGAGTGGCTCAGGAAACCCTCGAGGGTAATCTTCGTGGCGTGCTCGCGACCCTCACGCCAGAAGAGGTCAACGAGAACCGACTTCGATTCTCTGAACAATTGCTCGATGACGTTGAGCCAGACCTTGAAAAGCTCGGCCTTAATCTCGATACCTTGAAGATTCAGAATGTGAGCGATGACCGCGATTACCTCGACTCTCTGGGGCGTCGTCGAATTGCAGAGATTCTGAAGGTGGCAGAGATTGCCGAGTCAGATTCGATGAAGATCGCAGAGGAAGTCGAGGCCGAGGCGCAAGGACGAGGCGAGGTTGCGCGTCGAAATGCTCAAGCTCAGATTCAAAAGGCACAGAACGAACTTCGCCAGTATATGGCGGATCTGGAACTTCAGGCGAAGTCTGAGGAAGAGCGAGCGGAAGCGCGTGCGCTGGCCGCAAGAGCCGAGGCAGAGCAGGAACTTCAACAGGTTCGTACCGAACTTGAGAAGTTACGTCTCCAGGCCGATGTGGTTATTCCAGCTGAGGCAAATAAGGTCGCGCGAGAGTTGATCGCGGCTGGTGAGGCGGCGGAAATCGCGGAGAAAGGTCGTGCGATGGCCGAAGTTCTCAGGATGATGGCGGACGCTTGGAAGGACGCCGGTGATGCTGCGGCAGACGTCTTTGTGCTGCACCGCTTGGAGTCCATTATGAAGCATGTCTCCCGAGCCGCACAACAGGTGCAGGTCATGGAGGTTGCGCTCATCGATTCTGGAACGGGTACGGCATTGCCAAACTACGTAAGCTCGTTCCCGAAAATCGTGGCAAATCTCTTTACAGAGATGAGAGATACTCTCGGCCTCGATATTCAAGGTGCACTTACAGGGAAGCACGGAGACGGCGAGCCTCGTCAGTTGGCGAGTGAACAGCCAGCAAATCTTGGCGCGTTGGGCGCAGACAAGCGGCAGAATCTCGCCAGGGCTCTCGCTCAGAAAAAATCAGATACGGAACAAGGATAA
- a CDS encoding TerB family tellurite resistance protein, with the protein MTPAERMNVMHYLFAAAWADGELAEEEGEILATILSGIDLSDDELVLVRAWFYARPSEPDWEMLKSNAELQEIVVRQAMVLAGSDLSYAVEEVKFLEKLRDLTGMKNEDFQGIWQDVERLLAHGRGSQ; encoded by the coding sequence ATGACGCCTGCAGAACGAATGAATGTCATGCACTACTTGTTTGCCGCTGCATGGGCAGACGGCGAACTCGCCGAGGAAGAGGGTGAGATTCTCGCTACGATTCTCTCAGGCATAGACCTGAGCGATGATGAACTGGTTTTGGTTCGTGCGTGGTTTTACGCGCGTCCGAGTGAACCGGATTGGGAGATGTTGAAGTCAAACGCTGAGTTGCAAGAGATTGTGGTGCGTCAGGCCATGGTTTTGGCCGGATCCGACCTGAGCTACGCTGTTGAGGAAGTCAAGTTCCTGGAAAAACTGCGTGACCTCACTGGAATGAAGAACGAGGATTTTCAGGGGATTTGGCAAGATGTTGAGCGTCTGCTCGCACACGGAAGAGGGAGTCAGTAA
- the nuoF gene encoding NADH-quinone oxidoreductase subunit NuoF, with product MEERFLSRNFTVKDAFTLPVYEAGGGYQALRKAIGYDSQTIIDEVKKSNLRGRGGAGFPTGVKWGFMPKESELPKYLAINGDEGEPGTFKDRYIMELDPHRLIEGCIITAWTLGLRYGYIYVRGELQLAIRRLESALKEAYKKGYLGEKILGKNFDFDLYVHPGAGAYICGEETGMIEGLEGKPGQPRMKPPFPAVVGAFSAPTLVNNVETIAAIPFIIERGGEFWASLGIEKNGGPKLYGLSGSIKKPGVYEAPSGITVRELLENYGGGMLEGSELKAFIPGGSSCRVMLPDQLDAQMGFETMREAGSSMGTACITFMDQSVCMVRLAARLAHFYHHESCGQCTPCREGSGWAAKVLDSIEAGTARMEDLDLLLDVCDNIEGNTICALGDSISIPVRSYVQLFREEFEAHIKGKGCPYPAWSLSAKKSAPKTKSAGTAHP from the coding sequence ATGGAGGAACGTTTTCTAAGCCGTAATTTCACCGTCAAAGACGCTTTCACGCTCCCTGTCTACGAGGCAGGTGGAGGATACCAGGCGTTGCGTAAAGCCATCGGTTACGACTCACAGACCATCATTGATGAAGTCAAAAAGTCCAACCTCCGCGGTCGTGGCGGCGCCGGGTTCCCAACCGGTGTGAAATGGGGCTTCATGCCCAAAGAGTCGGAACTCCCAAAATATCTCGCGATTAACGGCGATGAGGGCGAACCGGGAACATTCAAAGACCGCTACATCATGGAGCTAGACCCTCATCGTCTGATCGAAGGGTGCATCATCACCGCATGGACGCTCGGCCTAAGATACGGCTACATCTACGTCCGCGGTGAGCTTCAACTCGCGATTCGCAGGCTCGAGTCCGCTCTCAAAGAGGCCTACAAGAAGGGCTACCTCGGAGAGAAAATCCTCGGCAAAAACTTCGACTTCGACCTTTACGTCCACCCCGGGGCCGGCGCGTATATTTGCGGCGAAGAAACTGGCATGATCGAAGGCCTTGAGGGCAAACCCGGCCAGCCTCGAATGAAGCCACCCTTCCCTGCCGTTGTAGGCGCGTTCTCGGCTCCGACTTTGGTCAATAACGTCGAAACGATCGCAGCGATCCCATTCATCATCGAAAGAGGCGGCGAATTCTGGGCATCGCTCGGAATCGAAAAGAACGGCGGGCCCAAGCTCTACGGACTTTCGGGCAGCATCAAGAAGCCAGGCGTCTACGAGGCACCGAGTGGAATCACGGTGCGGGAGCTTTTGGAAAACTACGGCGGTGGCATGCTCGAAGGCTCAGAACTCAAAGCCTTCATCCCGGGTGGATCGTCCTGCCGCGTCATGTTGCCAGACCAGCTCGACGCTCAAATGGGCTTCGAAACCATGAGAGAGGCCGGCAGTAGCATGGGCACTGCGTGCATCACATTCATGGATCAGTCCGTCTGCATGGTTCGACTCGCCGCGAGACTCGCTCACTTCTACCACCACGAATCCTGCGGCCAATGTACACCTTGCCGAGAAGGCAGTGGGTGGGCAGCTAAAGTCCTTGATTCGATCGAAGCTGGAACCGCGCGGATGGAAGATCTCGATCTCTTACTCGACGTCTGCGACAACATCGAAGGGAATACGATCTGCGCCCTGGGAGACTCCATTTCCATCCCTGTTCGCAGTTATGTGCAGTTATTCCGTGAGGAATTTGAAGCACACATCAAAGGCAAAGGTTGCCCTTACCCGGCATGGTCCCTTTCGGCCAAGAAGTCTGCTCCCAAAACTAAGTCCGCAGGAACAGCTCACCCCTAG
- a CDS encoding flotillin family protein produces the protein MEFIVLGGAGFILLVLVLIGIAAFIVANNLVEICQPNEVLVFSGAGGEKGYKLIHSGRKVRVPLFQKVDRIDVTNMVIDLTVTNAYSKGGIPLSIKGMANVKIGSQEPFVSNAVERFLGMGREHVKGIAKETLEGNMRGVLATLTPEEVNNDRMKFARSLLEEAETDLRRLGLVLDNLNIQSVTDEKGYMDSIGRKQSAELIKDSRVSEAQNRAEATVQDAENQLKKAIAKIQAQKQITTADAERRIIDAKTRGEAMVAEERSKTGAAIARARASLDVQRARLEQVKRQLAADVIQPAQARKAELEAEAKANSAKIVEDGRATAEALRSLIKMWNDAGDAARPIFLVQQFDALMDGMMSTIQDIKIDKITVIDSSVQSDDANRNLAMKAASGSEQIKQTLGLDLPKVLQGLSALQDK, from the coding sequence ATGGAATTCATCGTTTTAGGAGGCGCAGGCTTCATCCTTCTTGTGTTGGTTCTTATCGGGATCGCTGCATTCATTGTGGCGAACAATCTGGTCGAAATCTGCCAACCCAATGAAGTGTTGGTATTCAGCGGAGCAGGTGGAGAGAAAGGTTATAAATTGATCCACTCAGGTAGGAAGGTCCGGGTGCCACTCTTTCAGAAGGTGGACCGTATTGACGTGACCAACATGGTTATCGACCTCACGGTCACGAATGCTTACTCCAAGGGCGGTATTCCGCTCTCCATCAAAGGTATGGCAAACGTCAAGATTGGCAGTCAGGAGCCCTTTGTGTCGAACGCAGTTGAGCGTTTCCTTGGAATGGGGCGTGAGCATGTCAAGGGCATTGCGAAAGAGACTCTGGAAGGAAATATGCGCGGCGTTTTGGCCACCCTGACTCCAGAGGAGGTCAACAACGACCGAATGAAGTTTGCCCGTTCGTTGCTCGAGGAGGCCGAGACCGACCTCCGAAGGCTCGGACTCGTGCTCGACAACTTGAATATTCAAAGCGTGACCGACGAGAAGGGCTACATGGACTCGATTGGTCGTAAGCAGTCGGCCGAATTGATCAAGGATTCGCGCGTGTCCGAGGCTCAGAACAGGGCCGAGGCTACGGTTCAGGACGCAGAGAACCAACTTAAGAAAGCCATCGCCAAGATTCAGGCACAGAAGCAGATTACCACTGCCGACGCTGAACGACGTATTATCGACGCGAAGACACGTGGCGAGGCCATGGTGGCGGAGGAGAGGTCAAAGACAGGTGCCGCCATTGCTCGAGCTCGTGCGAGCCTCGATGTTCAGCGCGCGCGACTTGAGCAGGTCAAGCGTCAGCTTGCGGCTGACGTCATTCAGCCCGCGCAAGCACGAAAGGCTGAGCTTGAAGCTGAGGCGAAGGCCAATTCTGCTAAGATTGTGGAAGATGGTCGCGCGACAGCTGAGGCGCTCAGGAGCCTCATCAAGATGTGGAACGATGCGGGAGACGCTGCTCGCCCAATCTTCTTGGTGCAGCAGTTTGATGCGCTCATGGACGGTATGATGTCCACCATCCAGGACATCAAGATCGACAAAATCACCGTGATTGATTCTAGTGTTCAGTCCGATGATGCGAATCGAAACCTGGCGATGAAGGCTGCAAGTGGTTCTGAGCAGATCAAACAGACGCTTGGGCTTGATTTGCCAAAGGTTCTTCAAGGGCTCTCGGCACTTCAAGACAAATAG
- a CDS encoding GNAT family N-acetyltransferase, whose product MFKIEVPTISDSDRMAVLFQEDMKQLGVSVSEDRLLQVAQTITHAVQDDASPIVTWVARMDETDQVVGLIVAHYFNSLKFGGKALWIEELYVTPSARRHGVGRALVEHLLDFAETKNDIFGIDLEAYHGNTPASILYRSLGFQRLGRERFYYRIRD is encoded by the coding sequence ATGTTCAAGATTGAAGTCCCGACGATTTCTGATTCCGACCGGATGGCTGTACTTTTCCAAGAGGACATGAAGCAGCTCGGGGTATCGGTCAGCGAAGATAGACTTCTCCAGGTCGCTCAAACCATTACACACGCTGTCCAAGACGATGCCTCACCAATTGTGACATGGGTGGCCCGTATGGACGAAACCGACCAAGTGGTTGGTCTGATTGTTGCTCACTATTTTAATTCACTAAAATTCGGAGGGAAAGCACTTTGGATCGAAGAGCTCTATGTCACGCCAAGTGCGCGCCGGCACGGCGTCGGACGTGCCCTCGTGGAACACCTCCTGGACTTTGCAGAGACAAAAAACGACATTTTTGGCATTGACCTTGAGGCCTATCACGGCAACACTCCTGCATCGATTCTTTATCGTTCGTTGGGTTTTCAACGCCTCGGACGAGAACGATTCTATTACCGTATCCGTGATTGA
- a CDS encoding BatD family protein: MRLRLFFILMFWALPGLVIAQSSMTASIDPNIVEVGQTLRYEVTIATKSNGDMALTTLPDFGEARVLQRTQSPRFVNINGISTRSISYIWAIQPQTKGRFEIAGVEGKVGDEILRAPSVSYQVVDPGNSPKTTRNEQAWVESEIDPPRQVYVGEQLSLHYHLYLDVRLRDVQPMPPDEPPLDEFWVEDLSSQLNSRQVVSAGSRRVNKIALRSYALFPLRAGRTTIEPLELPLVQSSFFRREEVRIKSEPLEIDVLPLPPGAPTSFYEGNVGEWNLDVSVDTRTAKVGDTIRLRITARGNGLPTKLRLPDFPQIPKLRALDSNESHKKEVRNLKIYGEKRVEIPLLLLEEGRVEIPSMTWSFFNPEKATYETLETQPILLSVAPGTLPPSAKAPQEVRESTLSSTSNKAEEMVNELLGQLKPADEAASSQVSLADNLVWRLALTLLSLISLLLLFEPFARRWWEKGEPLRRKKARQKELIAALQTATSWDDLSHTVGELLVEILETNRAALSTHRIIKTLETSASFDSNDAQIIAEVLKVCEEKRFAPDKSTDSTFQRLHSEAKSIFAKFAIAALAFGLVPQEARAEAPSGHHQMAIASAEDRDWGKARLEIERAWVQDPWDSSTRSNQETIAKIVRLNTIQSTRVGRVLEGHDDQLFWWRAFMSFGENSLPAALLGALGMLVALLLLARKRPAFRPFILAPILMILAIVALWTAKSWVETSVAPVIITKDKVEFRSGPTPHASVRGDVKGYSAGTMLRSMEERGDWVKISIGEDSAWTLKSNVEFVTE, encoded by the coding sequence ATGCGTTTGCGACTCTTTTTTATCCTCATGTTCTGGGCCCTTCCAGGCCTTGTGATTGCGCAATCTTCGATGACCGCCTCCATCGACCCGAATATCGTAGAGGTGGGCCAAACCCTCAGGTACGAAGTCACCATTGCCACGAAGAGCAATGGAGATATGGCTTTGACAACGCTGCCGGATTTTGGTGAGGCGAGAGTACTTCAACGCACACAATCCCCGAGATTTGTGAACATCAATGGGATCTCTACCCGTTCGATTTCCTACATATGGGCGATTCAACCTCAAACCAAAGGTCGTTTTGAGATTGCTGGAGTTGAAGGAAAAGTAGGCGACGAGATATTAAGAGCTCCTTCCGTATCTTACCAAGTCGTGGACCCCGGCAATTCTCCGAAGACGACTCGCAACGAACAAGCATGGGTTGAGAGCGAAATAGACCCTCCTCGCCAAGTCTACGTTGGAGAGCAACTATCCTTGCACTACCACCTTTACTTGGACGTTCGTCTCCGAGACGTACAACCCATGCCTCCGGATGAACCACCACTCGATGAGTTTTGGGTCGAAGACCTCTCAAGCCAGCTAAACTCACGTCAGGTGGTTTCCGCAGGCAGTCGAAGAGTCAACAAGATTGCCCTGCGATCCTATGCGTTGTTTCCGCTGCGCGCGGGTCGCACCACGATTGAGCCCCTAGAACTTCCACTCGTGCAAAGTTCGTTCTTCAGGCGCGAAGAAGTTCGCATCAAGTCTGAACCTCTCGAGATTGATGTTCTACCGCTGCCACCGGGCGCCCCGACCTCGTTCTACGAGGGAAATGTAGGGGAATGGAACCTCGATGTCAGCGTCGATACCAGAACGGCTAAAGTCGGAGACACCATTCGGCTTCGGATCACCGCTCGTGGCAACGGTCTCCCCACAAAACTCCGACTGCCGGATTTCCCACAAATCCCGAAACTAAGGGCATTAGACTCCAACGAATCTCACAAAAAAGAGGTCCGAAACTTAAAGATTTACGGCGAAAAGAGAGTTGAGATTCCCCTTCTCCTACTTGAAGAAGGAAGAGTTGAAATCCCAAGTATGACATGGTCCTTCTTCAATCCCGAAAAGGCTACTTATGAGACTCTTGAGACCCAACCCATTTTGCTCTCGGTCGCTCCGGGAACCCTTCCTCCTTCCGCGAAAGCGCCGCAAGAGGTTCGCGAATCCACACTTTCTTCAACTTCGAATAAGGCCGAAGAGATGGTCAATGAACTTCTAGGGCAACTAAAGCCAGCTGACGAAGCTGCTTCAAGCCAAGTAAGTTTGGCAGACAACTTAGTTTGGCGACTCGCTCTCACCCTTCTCTCCCTAATCTCTCTTCTCTTGCTCTTCGAACCTTTCGCCAGACGTTGGTGGGAAAAAGGGGAACCTTTGCGCCGAAAGAAGGCTCGCCAAAAGGAGCTCATTGCGGCCCTTCAAACGGCTACGAGCTGGGATGATCTCTCTCATACAGTGGGTGAACTCCTCGTCGAGATTCTCGAAACCAATAGAGCCGCACTTTCGACCCATCGTATCATCAAGACCCTGGAAACTTCCGCGAGTTTCGACTCCAACGATGCCCAGATAATCGCTGAAGTGTTGAAAGTTTGTGAGGAAAAGAGATTCGCCCCTGACAAGAGCACGGATTCCACGTTCCAGCGACTTCATTCAGAAGCCAAATCCATTTTCGCAAAGTTCGCAATTGCCGCGCTGGCCTTCGGGCTCGTGCCCCAAGAAGCACGTGCAGAAGCACCAAGTGGACACCATCAAATGGCCATAGCCTCGGCAGAAGACCGTGACTGGGGCAAGGCTAGGCTCGAGATAGAGCGCGCCTGGGTGCAAGACCCGTGGGACTCATCAACTCGGTCAAACCAAGAAACGATCGCCAAGATCGTGCGCCTGAACACCATACAATCCACGCGGGTTGGAAGAGTTTTGGAAGGCCACGACGACCAACTATTCTGGTGGCGCGCCTTCATGAGTTTCGGCGAAAACTCGCTGCCTGCCGCCCTACTTGGGGCCTTGGGCATGCTCGTCGCGCTTCTTTTGCTCGCACGCAAGCGCCCAGCATTCAGGCCGTTCATTCTGGCACCTATCCTCATGATTTTGGCGATTGTCGCTCTCTGGACGGCCAAGTCATGGGTCGAAACCTCGGTGGCGCCTGTCATCATCACAAAAGACAAAGTGGAGTTTAGGTCGGGCCCCACACCTCACGCGAGTGTGCGAGGAGATGTTAAGGGATACTCCGCAGGAACCATGCTCCGTTCAATGGAGGAGCGAGGTGATTGGGTGAAGATTTCTATTGGGGAAGATTCGGCGTGGACGCTCAAATCAAACGTTGAGTTCGTCACCGAATAG
- a CDS encoding ribonuclease J, translating to MKLPDEAVRIMPLGGLDQFGMNACLLENRGELYLIDCGLTFPPPPGYGIDIIIPDFTYLSENIDRVRAIIVTHGHEDHIGAIPFLLEHHDIPIYGSALALAMIKRKLEEHDVADVAYHEVQGRDQVHIGATRFEFIHMNHSIPQTLAVAIQTTAGNIIFTADWKIDLTPLGEETTDLHTLARLGEEGVLALCGDSTNSNVEGFSVSERVVNREITQIMNERSGRVIIAMFSSNVHRVRALLSAANHCGRRVVLMGRSLERNFDLALECGAIAPPPTGTLIDASAIERNEDHELLILTTGSQAEPRSSLARLAYDDHNLLSLKSTDTVILSARVIPGNETAINTMIDALCRKGVEVITQRQRLVHTSGHAQREEMKLLLALTRPRYIVPIHGDFRMRVAHAALAKEVVKAFPLVINDGDILEFKAEAPPQVVGRIPAGRVAVDGKLMGDEDDVQIRDRKKLAATGVVVAFIVMNRFDGSISNGPSLMQHGFLADVEASEELMLEAEEFAREHILSLNEKVRTDLSEVAEAMRVAVRRYFKRKLERKPVVIPIVHEL from the coding sequence ATGAAACTGCCCGACGAGGCCGTGCGCATTATGCCGCTTGGTGGCCTAGATCAGTTCGGAATGAATGCTTGCCTCTTAGAAAACCGAGGCGAACTCTATCTCATCGATTGTGGACTGACGTTTCCCCCTCCTCCCGGATATGGGATCGACATCATCATCCCAGACTTCACATATTTAAGCGAGAACATCGACCGCGTGCGAGCGATCATCGTAACGCACGGCCACGAAGACCATATTGGCGCTATCCCTTTCCTCTTGGAACACCACGATATCCCAATCTACGGTTCCGCCCTGGCGCTAGCCATGATCAAGCGCAAGCTCGAGGAGCACGATGTCGCTGACGTCGCCTATCACGAAGTGCAAGGCCGAGATCAGGTACACATCGGTGCCACTCGGTTTGAGTTCATTCACATGAACCACTCAATTCCACAAACTCTGGCTGTGGCTATCCAAACAACGGCCGGGAATATTATCTTTACAGCCGATTGGAAGATCGACCTCACGCCGCTCGGTGAAGAGACCACTGACCTTCACACGCTTGCAAGACTCGGCGAAGAAGGCGTCCTGGCGCTCTGCGGGGATAGTACAAATTCTAACGTGGAAGGGTTTTCGGTTTCAGAACGAGTCGTGAATCGCGAGATCACTCAAATCATGAATGAACGCTCGGGCCGTGTCATCATCGCCATGTTCTCGAGCAATGTTCACCGTGTCAGGGCCCTACTTTCAGCCGCGAACCACTGCGGTAGACGCGTGGTCCTAATGGGCCGAAGCCTCGAGAGAAACTTCGATCTCGCGCTTGAATGCGGAGCAATCGCCCCCCCACCCACGGGAACGTTGATCGACGCAAGTGCCATCGAGCGAAATGAAGATCACGAACTCCTGATTCTCACCACGGGAAGCCAGGCAGAACCACGTTCCTCGCTCGCGAGACTCGCATACGACGACCACAATCTCCTCTCCTTGAAGAGCACTGATACCGTCATTTTGAGCGCGCGTGTCATCCCCGGAAACGAAACGGCAATCAACACCATGATCGATGCACTGTGTCGAAAAGGTGTTGAGGTCATCACTCAAAGACAGCGCCTCGTGCACACGTCGGGCCACGCCCAACGCGAGGAGATGAAGCTCCTCCTGGCCCTGACACGTCCTCGGTACATCGTACCGATCCACGGTGATTTCAGGATGAGAGTTGCCCATGCAGCGCTAGCCAAAGAAGTTGTGAAAGCGTTTCCGCTGGTCATCAACGACGGAGATATTCTGGAGTTCAAAGCCGAGGCCCCACCTCAGGTCGTGGGAAGAATTCCCGCGGGCCGAGTGGCAGTCGACGGCAAGCTTATGGGCGACGAAGACGACGTCCAGATTCGTGACCGCAAGAAGCTAGCCGCTACCGGCGTGGTCGTGGCATTCATCGTAATGAACCGATTCGATGGTTCGATCTCCAACGGCCCCTCTTTGATGCAGCACGGCTTTTTGGCCGACGTTGAGGCCTCAGAAGAATTGATGCTCGAGGCGGAAGAGTTCGCGCGAGAGCATATCCTGAGCCTCAATGAAAAAGTGCGAACCGATCTCTCCGAAGTCGCCGAGGCGATGCGAGTCGCGGTCCGGCGATACTTCAAGCGCAAGCTCGAGCGTAAACCGGTGGTGATTCCCATCGTTCACGAGCTTTAG
- the nuoE gene encoding complex I 24 kDa subunit family protein, protein MALQFSEKAEQEFQELLTRYPTKQAAMLPALLLAQAEFGWVSVEVMDFIAGRLDLPPAKVLTTATFYSMYNKQPVGKCHIQVCTTLSCAFRGGYELLEKLEAKLGVRRGETTTDGNFTLSEVECLASCGTAPMFQVTDSKGEMEYFESLTTDAKLDAVLEKLNAKLKELPDPREMH, encoded by the coding sequence ATGGCGCTGCAATTCTCTGAAAAAGCAGAACAAGAATTTCAAGAGCTTCTGACCCGATATCCAACCAAGCAAGCAGCGATGCTTCCCGCATTGCTTTTGGCTCAGGCTGAATTCGGTTGGGTCTCAGTTGAAGTGATGGACTTTATCGCCGGCCGGCTCGACCTGCCACCAGCAAAGGTGCTGACCACAGCGACCTTCTACTCAATGTACAACAAACAACCCGTCGGTAAGTGTCACATTCAGGTGTGTACCACGCTCTCATGCGCATTCCGCGGGGGGTATGAATTGCTTGAAAAGCTAGAAGCGAAGCTTGGCGTTCGCCGTGGTGAAACCACGACGGATGGAAACTTCACCTTAAGCGAAGTTGAATGCCTCGCATCATGCGGCACCGCACCGATGTTTCAGGTTACGGACTCTAAGGGAGAAATGGAGTACTTCGAGAGCTTGACGACTGACGCCAAGCTTGATGCCGTCCTTGAGAAGCTCAACGCTAAACTCAAGGAACTACCAGACCCACGCGAAATGCACTGA